In a genomic window of Thiosocius teredinicola:
- the ald gene encoding alanine dehydrogenase, producing MSLKVGVPKEIKPLEGRVALTPTAAGDLTHQGIEVGIESGAGIPSGYPDSDYAHHGVQILPDADALYDWAELVVKVKEPIEPELHRLKRNHLLFCYLHLAPNPTLTRKLCDIGLTAIAFETVVDQGRLPILVPMSDIAGRIAIQVGAHLLHIPQGGPGILLGGLAAVERGNVVVFGAGTAGGAAVRAASALGANVTVFDKNPQQLAHMHHLAPNITALVPTKSVVDEKVADADLVVGAVLLPGAAAPRVVSRAQVAQMRPGSVIVDISVDQGGCVETTRPTTYDDPTYLEEGVRHFCVTNMPGAVPRSATQALSAAMVPYLKVLLTPDWQADPRLAGGVNVHDGKVVHPALL from the coding sequence ATGAGTTTGAAGGTGGGTGTACCGAAGGAAATCAAACCGCTCGAAGGGCGTGTGGCCCTGACGCCAACCGCGGCTGGCGACCTGACCCACCAAGGGATCGAGGTCGGTATCGAGAGTGGCGCGGGCATTCCGAGTGGCTATCCAGACAGCGATTACGCACATCACGGCGTGCAGATCCTGCCCGATGCAGACGCGTTGTACGACTGGGCCGAGCTGGTGGTGAAGGTCAAGGAGCCGATTGAACCGGAGTTGCATCGGCTCAAGCGCAATCACCTGCTGTTCTGCTACCTGCATCTTGCACCGAACCCGACGCTCACCCGGAAACTGTGCGATATCGGGTTGACCGCGATCGCCTTCGAGACGGTGGTCGATCAGGGTCGTCTGCCGATCCTGGTGCCGATGAGCGACATCGCCGGTCGTATCGCGATCCAGGTCGGCGCGCACCTGCTGCATATTCCGCAGGGTGGCCCCGGCATTCTGCTCGGCGGGCTGGCGGCGGTGGAGCGGGGCAACGTGGTAGTGTTCGGCGCCGGTACGGCCGGCGGTGCAGCCGTACGCGCTGCCTCGGCATTGGGCGCGAACGTTACCGTGTTCGACAAGAACCCGCAGCAACTGGCGCACATGCATCACCTGGCTCCGAACATCACGGCGCTGGTGCCGACCAAATCGGTGGTCGACGAGAAGGTTGCCGACGCCGATCTGGTCGTCGGTGCAGTGCTGCTGCCGGGCGCTGCTGCGCCACGCGTCGTCTCTCGCGCACAGGTCGCGCAGATGCGGCCGGGTAGCGTGATCGTCGATATCTCGGTCGACCAGGGCGGGTGTGTGGAGACCACGCGACCGACCACCTACGATGATCCGACCTACCTTGAAGAAGGTGTCCGCCATTTCTGCGTTACCAACATGCCCGGCGCCGTCCCGCGCAGCGCCACCCAGGCGTTGTCCGCGGCGATGGTGCCTTATTTGAAGGTTCTGCTGACACCCGACTGGCAGGCTGACCCGCGACTAGCCGGCGGGGTGAACGTTCACGACGGCAAGGTCGTTCACCCGGCACTCTTGTAG
- a CDS encoding DNA translocase FtsK, producing the protein MHATLNKRLKEGAFLLLLAIGVYFLMALFSYSKDDPSWLFESGKQHADNAGGVAGAWVASVLFLLFGKVAYLFPVMIAWGGWVMFRERDEEEHSVYLRVARWVGFVLTVLSATALASMHFGFSDELPRGPGGITGDLIGSSGQAVLNQAGASLLLLALLLTGFTLFTGVSWLGVMDGLGGFILNAWRQATMLIGSAAERREANKMKQERQEVFKKEQERTRDKPPPIIEKKEPTIKSSVRVEKERQMTLLEPEPNTELPPLSLLDPPQHSGKGLSTEALQALSGQVERKLADFGITAEVTAVHPGPVVTLFELLLAAGTKVSKVTNLSKDLARALSTVSVRVVEVIPGKSVIGLEIPNEHREMVYLSETLRSEAYDRSKSPLTLALGKDIVGEPVVADLAKMPHALIAGTTGSGKSVAVNAMILSLLYKATAEDIRMIMIDPKMLELSVYEGIPHLLTPVVTDMKEAANALRWCVAEMERRYRLMASLGVRNIAGYNKKVKEAAKAGEPIKDPLFKPEPDPITGDLPEIPDLHPMPYIVVVVDEFADMMMVVGKKVEELIARLAQKARAAGVHLLLATQRPSVDVITGLIKANIPTRIAFQVSSRVDSRTILDQMGAEALLGHGDMLYLPPGTSFPQRTHGAFVDDHEVHRVVSHLKQSGQPNYVDEILQEPTEAIPGLSAEASGVDTEDQDPLFDDAVKVVTETRRASVSGVQRRLKIGYNRAARLVEEMERIGIVSTADERGNREVLAPPPVTD; encoded by the coding sequence ATGCATGCAACGCTGAACAAGCGACTCAAGGAAGGGGCCTTTCTGCTGCTGTTGGCGATCGGTGTCTACTTCCTGATGGCGTTGTTCTCGTACTCCAAGGACGATCCCAGTTGGCTGTTCGAGAGCGGCAAGCAACACGCCGACAATGCGGGCGGTGTCGCCGGCGCCTGGGTGGCCAGCGTGTTGTTCCTGTTGTTCGGCAAGGTCGCCTACCTGTTCCCGGTGATGATCGCCTGGGGCGGCTGGGTCATGTTCCGTGAGCGCGACGAGGAAGAGCACAGCGTCTATCTACGGGTCGCGCGTTGGGTCGGCTTCGTACTGACCGTGCTGAGCGCGACCGCGTTGGCATCAATGCACTTTGGATTCAGCGATGAGCTGCCTCGCGGGCCGGGTGGCATCACCGGCGACCTGATCGGTTCGTCGGGTCAGGCCGTGTTGAACCAGGCCGGCGCCAGTCTGCTGTTGCTGGCCTTGTTGCTGACCGGTTTCACGTTGTTCACCGGCGTGTCGTGGTTGGGCGTCATGGATGGTTTGGGCGGCTTCATTCTCAATGCGTGGCGACAGGCGACCATGTTGATCGGCAGTGCTGCCGAGCGGCGCGAAGCCAACAAGATGAAGCAGGAACGCCAGGAGGTGTTCAAGAAAGAGCAGGAACGCACCCGCGACAAACCGCCGCCGATCATCGAGAAGAAAGAGCCGACCATCAAGTCGAGCGTGCGGGTCGAGAAGGAACGCCAGATGACCTTGCTCGAACCCGAACCGAATACCGAACTACCGCCGTTGAGCCTGCTCGATCCGCCGCAGCACAGCGGCAAGGGTCTGTCGACCGAGGCGTTGCAGGCTTTGTCGGGTCAGGTCGAGCGCAAGCTGGCCGACTTCGGTATTACCGCCGAAGTTACCGCGGTGCATCCCGGCCCGGTCGTTACCTTGTTCGAGCTGTTGCTCGCAGCCGGCACTAAGGTCAGCAAGGTTACCAACCTGTCGAAAGACCTGGCACGTGCACTGTCGACCGTCTCGGTGCGCGTGGTCGAGGTGATTCCGGGCAAGTCGGTGATCGGCCTGGAGATTCCGAACGAACACCGCGAGATGGTCTACCTCAGTGAAACCCTGCGCTCGGAGGCCTATGACCGTTCCAAGTCGCCACTGACGCTGGCGCTGGGCAAGGACATTGTCGGCGAGCCGGTGGTTGCCGATCTGGCCAAGATGCCGCACGCGTTGATCGCCGGTACCACGGGTTCGGGTAAATCGGTCGCGGTCAACGCGATGATTCTCAGCCTGTTGTACAAGGCGACCGCAGAAGACATCCGCATGATCATGATCGATCCCAAGATGCTGGAGCTGTCGGTCTACGAAGGTATCCCGCACCTGTTGACGCCGGTCGTGACCGACATGAAAGAGGCGGCGAACGCGCTGCGCTGGTGTGTCGCCGAGATGGAACGGCGCTATCGCCTGATGGCCTCGCTCGGCGTGCGCAACATCGCCGGCTACAACAAGAAGGTCAAAGAGGCGGCCAAGGCCGGCGAACCGATCAAAGACCCTTTGTTCAAACCCGAGCCCGATCCGATCACCGGCGATCTGCCGGAGATACCCGATCTGCATCCGATGCCGTACATCGTCGTTGTCGTCGATGAGTTCGCCGACATGATGATGGTCGTTGGCAAGAAGGTCGAAGAACTGATCGCACGCCTCGCGCAGAAGGCGCGCGCCGCCGGTGTTCACCTGTTGCTGGCAACGCAGCGTCCGTCGGTCGACGTCATCACCGGTCTGATCAAGGCGAACATCCCGACGCGTATCGCTTTCCAGGTCTCGTCGCGTGTCGATTCGCGCACTATTCTCGATCAGATGGGCGCCGAGGCATTGTTGGGGCACGGCGACATGCTGTACCTGCCGCCGGGCACCAGTTTCCCGCAGCGTACGCACGGTGCTTTCGTCGACGATCACGAGGTGCACCGCGTGGTCAGTCACCTGAAGCAGAGCGGGCAGCCTAACTATGTCGACGAAATTCTGCAGGAACCTACCGAGGCGATACCGGGTCTATCTGCCGAGGCTTCCGGTGTCGATACAGAGGATCAGGATCCGTTGTTCGACGATGCCGTGAAGGTAGTTACCGAAACGCGACGTGCGTCCGTTTCGGGCGTGCAGCGTCGGTTGAAGATCGGATACAACCGCGCGGCGCGCTTGGTCGAAGAAATGGAACGGATCGGTATCGTCAGCACCGCCGATGAGCGCGGTAACCGCGAAGTGCTGGCGCCACCACCGGTAACGGACTGA
- a CDS encoding LolA family protein → MKFKILVAAGLYLLHSLAIAGPARDALDNFMQGLSTLQAKFEQSVLDTEQATTGQMHGLFLLERPGHFRWDYVSPNKQVILADGRDVWVIEEELKQVTRHYQDWALKGTPAAFLANERSVDDDFEVVDIGERRGLQWLELIPRDKESDFVRVLLAFEGNELRLLELYDNYGQISRFRFFDVQRNVPIDPQLFVYQGHDDWDVLQGDR, encoded by the coding sequence ATGAAATTCAAGATACTCGTGGCGGCAGGCTTGTACCTGTTGCATTCGCTCGCGATAGCGGGCCCGGCGCGCGATGCGCTGGACAACTTCATGCAGGGCCTGTCGACGCTGCAGGCCAAGTTCGAACAATCGGTGCTCGATACCGAGCAGGCGACGACCGGCCAGATGCACGGCCTGTTTCTGCTCGAACGTCCCGGTCATTTTCGCTGGGACTATGTCTCACCGAACAAGCAGGTGATCCTCGCCGATGGGCGTGACGTCTGGGTTATCGAAGAAGAGCTCAAGCAGGTCACCCGCCATTATCAGGACTGGGCACTAAAAGGTACGCCGGCGGCGTTTCTCGCCAACGAGCGTTCAGTGGACGATGACTTCGAGGTCGTCGATATCGGCGAACGGCGTGGCCTTCAGTGGTTGGAACTGATTCCGCGCGACAAGGAAAGCGATTTCGTGCGTGTGTTGCTGGCGTTCGAGGGTAATGAGTTGCGCCTGCTCGAGCTGTACGACAACTACGGCCAGATCTCACGCTTCCGCTTCTTCGATGTGCAGCGCAATGTCCCGATCGATCCCCAACTGTTTGTATACCAGGGTCACGACGACTGGGATGTGTTGCAGGGCGATCGGTAG
- a CDS encoding globin family protein, which yields MTPQQKQLVKDSWIKVLPIKEQAAELFYGRLFEKYPEVKPYFKGDMKEQGRKLMAMLNTAVNGLDNLESLIEPLKQSGKAHVDYGVKAEDYDKVGDAFLWTLEQGLGDAFTPEVKEAWTVTYTTVAKVMIDGAEYKDASAA from the coding sequence ATGACCCCGCAACAGAAACAACTCGTCAAAGATTCGTGGATCAAGGTTCTGCCGATCAAAGAACAGGCCGCAGAATTGTTCTACGGCCGACTGTTCGAGAAATATCCGGAAGTGAAGCCGTATTTCAAAGGCGACATGAAAGAACAGGGCCGCAAGCTGATGGCCATGCTCAACACCGCCGTCAACGGCCTCGATAATCTCGAATCATTGATCGAGCCGTTGAAGCAATCCGGCAAGGCACACGTCGACTACGGCGTGAAAGCCGAAGACTACGACAAGGTGGGCGATGCCTTCCTGTGGACGCTCGAGCAGGGTCTCGGCGATGCGTTCACGCCGGAAGTCAAAGAGGCATGGACCGTCACCTACACGACGGTCGCCAAAGTGATGATCGATGGTGCCGAGTACAAAGACGCATCGGCCGCTTGA
- a CDS encoding c-type cytochrome gives MSSAIAGDNPAYRQFEDKALVQGRTIWLGTCEGCHGYGIAGAPIPMEPDAWRPRLAQDRATLYQHAIEGFYGPDYTYMPPRGGNDKLTDEEVRLAVDYMATLAEYYVKHQE, from the coding sequence ATGTCTTCAGCTATCGCGGGCGACAACCCGGCGTACCGGCAGTTCGAGGACAAAGCCTTGGTGCAGGGACGCACCATCTGGTTGGGAACGTGTGAAGGCTGCCACGGCTATGGCATCGCCGGCGCGCCGATCCCGATGGAACCGGACGCATGGCGTCCTCGCCTCGCCCAAGACCGGGCCACGCTGTACCAACACGCTATAGAAGGTTTTTACGGTCCCGACTATACGTACATGCCGCCACGCGGCGGCAACGACAAACTGACCGATGAAGAAGTCCGCCTGGCCGTCGACTACATGGCGACCCTGGCCGAATATTACGTGAAGCACCAGGAGTAA
- a CDS encoding Tll0287-like domain-containing protein encodes MKQHSRKNMIALTLLGAVATATGVSVAEDVADKPMISPKTMADALHLVMDSDRTVYTQKIVNRLAKKEKVITASEHFEDEKALVLPAQMFRFGSELVAKRAEKLPDVKFSYSLQSMWPVNKQNAPKTEAEKAGLKFVADNKGQNYYTVEELGGTKYFTAVYADTAVAPVCVSCHNDHKDTPRRDFKLGDVMGGVVIRIPVEG; translated from the coding sequence ATGAAACAACACAGCCGCAAAAACATGATCGCTCTCACCTTGCTCGGCGCAGTCGCCACCGCGACCGGCGTTAGCGTTGCCGAGGACGTTGCCGACAAGCCGATGATCTCTCCGAAGACCATGGCCGATGCCCTGCACCTGGTTATGGACTCTGACCGCACCGTATACACGCAGAAGATCGTCAACCGACTCGCCAAGAAAGAGAAAGTGATCACCGCCAGTGAACACTTCGAAGATGAGAAGGCACTGGTGCTGCCCGCCCAGATGTTCCGCTTCGGTTCAGAGCTGGTTGCCAAGCGCGCCGAGAAGCTGCCGGATGTGAAATTCAGCTACTCGCTGCAGTCCATGTGGCCGGTGAACAAGCAGAACGCACCCAAGACCGAGGCCGAAAAAGCCGGTCTGAAATTCGTTGCCGATAACAAGGGCCAGAACTACTACACCGTGGAAGAGCTCGGCGGCACCAAGTACTTCACCGCTGTCTACGCCGACACGGCAGTCGCACCGGTCTGCGTCTCTTGCCACAACGACCACAAAGATACGCCGCGCCGTGATTTCAAACTCGGTGACGTGATGGGTGGTGTCGTTATCCGCATCCCGGTTGAAGGCTGA
- a CDS encoding cytochrome c3 family protein, whose protein sequence is MAKKSTMKLWLLWIVASLGAAGAFGYVMFEAGDKTVFMPGPLSNGHHQLADACDSCHTDPLGGGEVLQQACIDCHGEERVKPHDSHPRTKFKDPRNADRLEKINALQCVSCHVEHRPEITRKNGVTQPVDVCYHCHVDVGENRPSHVGMAFDTCANSGCHNFHNNRALYTDFLVKHMDDADLSDKPKVPLREFGSVIDEIMEYPRDHYPVEPLTLADKDAPPEFAADEEIDRDWLETAHAKAGVNCSACHQPRDAQGELTAWVDKPGVEGCNSCHNHEVARFKLGKHGMRLAADLSPMRPDMARLPMNDKAAHAELTCNSCHGGHRFDAAYAAVDACLACHNDEHSVAYEASPHAELWQAEVGGKADAGTGVSCATCHMPRIDFDVNDWMSRKLVDHNQSATLSPNSKMIRPACLHCHGLGFSIDALADQSLIDNNFTGRPSRHVESLDLARADQERYLREKAEAAQ, encoded by the coding sequence ATGGCGAAGAAGTCAACGATGAAGCTGTGGTTGCTATGGATTGTCGCCAGTCTCGGTGCGGCCGGCGCGTTCGGTTACGTGATGTTCGAGGCAGGTGACAAAACCGTGTTCATGCCGGGACCGCTGAGCAACGGCCATCACCAACTCGCCGACGCCTGCGACAGCTGCCATACCGATCCGCTCGGTGGTGGCGAGGTGCTGCAGCAGGCTTGTATCGATTGTCACGGTGAGGAACGCGTCAAACCGCACGATTCACATCCCCGCACCAAGTTTAAAGACCCGCGCAATGCTGACCGCCTGGAAAAGATCAATGCCCTGCAATGCGTGAGCTGTCACGTCGAACACCGGCCGGAGATCACGCGCAAGAATGGCGTTACGCAGCCTGTCGATGTCTGCTACCACTGCCACGTGGATGTCGGCGAAAACCGACCATCGCATGTCGGCATGGCATTCGATACCTGTGCCAATTCAGGCTGCCACAACTTTCACAACAATCGCGCCCTGTATACCGACTTTCTCGTCAAGCATATGGACGACGCCGACTTGAGCGACAAGCCCAAGGTACCGCTGCGTGAGTTCGGCTCGGTCATCGACGAGATCATGGAGTACCCACGCGACCACTATCCGGTCGAACCGCTCACCCTGGCCGACAAAGACGCGCCGCCCGAGTTCGCAGCCGACGAAGAGATCGATCGCGACTGGTTGGAGACGGCGCATGCCAAGGCCGGCGTCAATTGCAGTGCCTGCCATCAGCCGCGCGATGCGCAGGGCGAGCTGACCGCCTGGGTCGACAAACCGGGTGTCGAGGGCTGCAACAGCTGCCACAACCACGAAGTCGCGCGCTTCAAGCTCGGCAAGCACGGTATGCGCCTGGCCGCCGACCTTTCACCGATGCGTCCCGACATGGCACGCCTGCCGATGAACGACAAGGCAGCACATGCCGAACTGACCTGCAACAGCTGCCATGGCGGCCACCGCTTCGACGCCGCCTACGCGGCGGTGGATGCCTGCCTCGCCTGTCACAACGATGAGCACTCCGTGGCCTACGAGGCATCGCCACATGCCGAACTGTGGCAGGCCGAAGTCGGCGGCAAGGCGGATGCCGGCACCGGCGTGTCATGTGCAACGTGCCACATGCCGCGCATCGATTTCGACGTCAACGACTGGATGAGTCGCAAGCTCGTCGATCACAACCAGAGCGCGACGCTGTCACCCAACAGCAAGATGATCCGCCCAGCCTGCCTGCATTGTCATGGCCTGGGCTTTTCGATCGATGCGCTGGCCGATCAATCGCTGATCGACAACAACTTCACGGGCCGACCGAGCAGACATGTCGAATCGCTCGATCTCGCACGCGCCGACCAGGAACGCTATCTGCGCGAAAAAGCCGAGGCCGCGCAATGA
- a CDS encoding FAD-dependent oxidoreductase, which produces MSQVAEALSPSQAAEASAPVAPIVVVGNGPVGMRVARELLQRLPGQSVIIYGDEQHEPYNRVRLSSWLAGEVDWQGLAQPLDPPLGACFEERIGYRVESIDRDHKRITDNSGQVQPYSRLILATGSSPFVPNIPGIDKSGVFTFRDLDDTNKLLARRVRSHHTVVLGGGLLGLEAARGMQRANTQVTVVEHADRLLGHQLDEDGAAELQHDVESLGVRVVIGDGVAEVLGGERVTGVQLRSGLTIKCDTIVVATGIRPNIGLAKEFHLKFGRGIQVDDRMRTSDDDIYAVGECAEHRGEVYGLVAPGLEQAAVAAADIAGIESHYAGSVAASRLKVVGTQVFSMGPMGAGENRHNGKAYVYRDDDKGIYRKILVKQHRLIGAIGIGDWNETVRLQTFIGRTAVIWPWQIMRFLRTGFIWPAEDSQSVAAWPATTIVCQCTNVTRGTLSDAIAKGACTTEAVCKATGASSVCGSCKPLVNDLIGGGALKPVALSRTLLVSGTIALIGALLMLFAPAIPYADSVQHAWHWDVLWRDGLLKQITGFTILGLFVIGLLVSLRKRTPVLNRLGKFDGWRLAHIVLGLLVVVTLLAHTGLRLGNGLNFLLMASFSLMLLLGGFSSGVIALEHRIGGAIATRLRRQSVWFHILLFWPVPALLGWHIFKTYWY; this is translated from the coding sequence CGTCCGTTTGTCATCCTGGCTCGCCGGCGAGGTCGACTGGCAAGGTCTGGCACAACCGCTTGATCCGCCGCTCGGCGCATGCTTCGAAGAACGCATCGGCTACCGGGTCGAATCGATCGATCGCGACCACAAGCGGATCACCGACAACAGCGGCCAGGTACAACCGTATTCCAGATTGATCCTGGCGACGGGGTCGTCACCATTTGTGCCGAATATCCCAGGCATCGACAAGAGCGGCGTGTTCACCTTCCGCGATCTCGACGACACCAACAAGCTGCTGGCTCGCCGGGTCCGCAGCCACCACACCGTGGTTCTCGGCGGCGGTTTGCTCGGTCTGGAAGCGGCGCGCGGTATGCAACGCGCCAACACGCAGGTAACGGTCGTCGAACATGCAGACCGCCTGCTCGGTCACCAGCTCGACGAAGACGGCGCTGCCGAACTGCAACACGACGTGGAATCGCTGGGCGTTCGGGTCGTCATCGGCGACGGCGTCGCCGAGGTGCTGGGTGGCGAACGTGTCACCGGTGTTCAACTGCGCTCCGGCCTGACGATCAAGTGCGACACGATCGTCGTCGCGACCGGCATCCGCCCCAATATCGGCTTGGCGAAGGAGTTCCATCTCAAGTTCGGTCGCGGCATCCAGGTCGATGACCGTATGCGCACCTCCGACGACGATATCTATGCCGTCGGTGAATGCGCCGAACACCGCGGCGAGGTCTACGGCCTGGTCGCACCGGGCCTGGAACAGGCCGCCGTTGCCGCCGCCGATATCGCCGGCATCGAAAGTCACTACGCCGGTTCGGTCGCTGCTTCGCGCCTCAAGGTGGTCGGTACCCAGGTGTTCAGCATGGGACCGATGGGCGCCGGCGAGAACCGGCACAACGGCAAGGCCTATGTGTACCGTGATGACGACAAAGGCATCTACCGCAAGATTCTGGTCAAGCAACATCGACTGATCGGCGCGATCGGCATCGGCGACTGGAACGAAACCGTCCGGCTGCAGACCTTCATCGGTCGAACCGCTGTCATCTGGCCCTGGCAGATCATGCGTTTTCTGCGCACCGGTTTCATCTGGCCGGCCGAAGACAGCCAGAGCGTCGCTGCCTGGCCGGCAACAACCATCGTGTGCCAATGCACCAACGTCACGCGCGGCACCTTGAGCGACGCCATCGCCAAGGGGGCCTGCACCACAGAAGCGGTCTGCAAGGCCACTGGCGCCAGCTCGGTCTGCGGCTCATGCAAGCCGCTGGTCAACGATCTCATCGGCGGCGGCGCACTCAAGCCCGTCGCGTTATCGCGCACCCTGCTCGTCTCCGGCACCATCGCGTTGATCGGTGCACTGCTGATGCTGTTCGCGCCAGCCATCCCCTATGCCGATTCAGTGCAGCACGCGTGGCACTGGGACGTGCTGTGGCGCGACGGCCTGCTCAAACAGATCACCGGCTTTACGATTCTCGGCCTGTTCGTCATCGGCTTGCTGGTTTCGCTGCGCAAACGCACCCCCGTGCTCAACCGCCTCGGCAAGTTCGATGGCTGGCGCCTCGCCCATATCGTGCTGGGTCTGCTGGTGGTGGTCACGCTGCTCGCACACACCGGCCTGCGTTTGGGTAACGGCCTGAACTTTCTGCTGATGGCGAGCTTCAGCCTGATGCTGCTGCTGGGGGGCTTCTCCAGCGGCGTCATCGCACTTGAACACCGTATCGGCGGCGCGATCGCGACCCGTCTGCGCCGACAGAGTGTGTGGTTTCACATCCTGTTGTTCTGGCCCGTACCGGCATTGCTCGGCTGGCACATCTTCAAGACGTACTGGTACTGA